One segment of Solanum lycopersicum chromosome 1, SLM_r2.1 DNA contains the following:
- the LOC101254133 gene encoding UV-stimulated scaffold protein A homolog, with product MEEEKDKMVVAGLIDKATNSTRPEVEPRLLKSIKSVVRSSDSELRLAAQTLISLMKRDHSQVRYLALLIIDELFMRSKLFRTIVVENLDQLLTLSVGFRRNLPLPPPASVASVLRPKAIEFLEKWNSSFGIHYRQLRLGYDYLKNTLRFQFPNLQANAARIRQERREREMRTKEILLKKFETLKENLASIKDEIQSTVDEIGECLNILSTKDEEDILLLSLDDEDIVEFRNSELRQIRLDSLKEGEKIKVDSENEVVFDALRELFKVLVTNHMVTLQEWISVLIRVETTDTSFRDAILKDFIDIRNHLKSVKKKCEESGCTLPKTRSVEDEDIWEEGNVEPENGRSFKMPDQGEDCSLNLNFNGMRVEAPECSNVSLKGKEKLQEAKGGSETDTSRGKLLAEAPVMKWGSFLDDWGSTSRDALANQRGLDLDGHWGRVDHDAVIPAEKIAELKVHATVYREDPVEIQPCRAPLRNGELCQRRDLKICPFHGLIIPRDDEGKPIDTGSSIEDQAAQLVDQQEPINACPSVAEKIHDLDDKLVEKLAKQAVKNVRQRDREETKKREQDKQILKRAKLAKVREHNQEVLRDAALASTSRSLHAGEDQDRSSLSKSSSTSKKETLASMLKKKETAKDRLGQRLLNARARDATVRQLTVAEDSNYREAFPNQW from the exons ATGGaggaagaaaaagataaaatggtGGTAGCAGGGTTAATTGATAAAGCCACCAACTCCACCAGACCAGAAGTGGAGCCCCGACTTCTCAAATCCATCAAATCGGTGGTCCGTTCCTCTGATTCCGAGCTCCGACTCGCTGCGCAAACCCTAATTTCCCTCATGAAACGTGACCACTCTCAG GTACGATATCTCGCTCTTCTCATAATAGATGAACTCTTTATGCGCTCAAAGCTTTTTAGAACTATTGTTGTCGAGAACTTGGATCAGTTACTCACATTAAGTGTTGGCTTCAGAAGGAATCTGCCGCTTCCGCCTCCTGCCTCTGTTGCTTCTGTATTACGCCCCAAAGCAATTGAGTTCTTAGAGAAGTGGAATTCTTCATTTGGTATTCATTATAGGCAGCTCAGGCTGGGGTATGACTATTTGAAGAACACCCTCCGCtttcaatttccaaatttgCAAGCAAATGCAGCTAGGATTCGGCAGGAAAGGAGGGAAAGAGAGATGAGGACAAAGGAGATCCTGCTGAAGAAGTTTGAAACCTTGAAGGAGAACCTTGCTTCTATAAAAGATGAAATTCAGTCAACAGTTGATGAAATTGGCGAGTGTTTGAACATTTTAAGCACAAAGGACGAAGAAGATATATTGTTGCTTTCTTTAGATGATGAAGATATTGTGGAGTTCCGCAACTCTGAACTCCGACAAATCCGTCTTGATTCCTTGAAGGAGGGGGAAAAGATTAAAGTTGACAGTGAGAATGAAGTTGTATTTGATGCATTGAGGGAACTATTCAAGGTTCTAGTAACAAACCATATGGTCACATTGCAAGAATGGATCTCTGTTCTCATAAGAGTGGAAACAACAGACACTAGTTTCAGGGACGCCATATTAAAGGATTTTATTGATATTCGTAATCATCTCAAATCAGTGAAGAAAAAATGTGAAGAATCTGGTTGTACTCTGCCTAAAACTAGAAGTGTCGAGGATGAAGACATATGGGAAGAGGGTAATGTGGAACCAGAAAATGGAAGATCTTTTAAAATGCCTGACCAAGGTGAGGATTGTTCCTTGAATCTGAATTTTAATGGAATGAGGGTTGAAGCTCCTGAATGTAGTAATGTTAGTCTTAAGGGAAAGGAGAAGTTGCAGGAGGCCAAAGGTGGCAGTGAAACTGACACCTCTAGAGGCAAGCTTTTAGCTGAAGCTCCCGTTATGAAGTGGGGTTCTTTCCTGGATGATTGGGGATCAACCAGCAGGGATGCTTTGGCGAATCAAAGAGGATTAGATCTTGACGGCCACTGGGGTAGGGTTGACCATGATGCGGTGATTCCTGCTGAAAAAATTGCAGAATTAAAAGTCCATGCAACTGTTTATAGGGAAGACCCTGTTGAAATCCAACCATGTCGAGCCCCTTTGCGAAATGGAGAACTTTGTCAGAGGAGAGATTTGAAAATTTGTCCATTTCATGGACTTATTATTCCTCGAGATGACGAAGGCAAACCAATTGATACAGGTTCATCAATAGAAGATCAGGCTGCACAGTTGGTGGATCAGCAAGAGCCCATCAATGCATGCCCTTCCGTTGCGGAGAAAATACATGATTTGGATGATAAACTTGTGGAAAAATTAGCCAAGCAGGCTGTAAAAAATGTCCGTCAAAGAGATAGAGAGGAGACAAAGAAGAGAGAGCAGGACAAACAGATTTTGAAGCGGGCAAAGCTTGCAAAAGTTCGAGAACATAATCAAGAAGTTCTACGTGATGCTGCACTGGCGTCCACCTCAAGATCCTTACATGCTGGAGAAGATCAGGATAGATCGTCTTTATCTAAATCTTCGTCCACGAGTAAGAAAGAAACTCTAGCATCTatgttaaaaaagaaagaaactgCCAAAGATAGATTGGGTCAAAGGCTTCTAAACGCCCGTGCTAGAGATGCAACAGTACGGCAGTTAACGGTGGCTGAGGATTCAAATTATCGTGAAGCCTTTCCAAATCAGTGGTAA
- the LOC101254425 gene encoding aspartyl protease family protein 2 produces the protein MEGKTISLSFLLLSLLAISVSSTSLQYHTLLLHSLPLTQLQKSLDFDAQLLSGDGSDLDSDNALSLQLHHVDLVSPSSFNATPHALFKLRLQRDAYRAKAISDLASANATVGRRAGKPHPGGRDFSSSVVSGLSQGSGEYFTRIGVGTPSKYVYMVLDTGSDVVWIQCSPCKKCYTQSDPVFDPSKSSSFLGVACGSPLCRRLDSGSCNRKKCLYQVSYGDGSFTVGDFSTETLTFRGTRVNNVALGCGHDNEGLFVGAAGLLGLGRGRLSFPTQAGRRFGRKFSYCLVDRSASSKPSYLVFGESAVSRTAVFTPLVKNPKLDTFYYVELTGFSVGGARVPAIRPSLFKLDAAGDGGVIVDSGTSVTRLTRPAYVALRDAFRMGAKDLKRAPDFSLFDTCFDLSGKTEVKVPTVVMHFRGADVSLPASNYLIPVDSDGTFCFAFAGTMSGLSIIGNIQQQGFRVVFDLAGNRLGFAPRGCA, from the coding sequence atggaaggaaAAACTATTTCCCTTTCCTTCCTTTTACTTTCTCTCTTAGCCATTTCTGTCTCTTCCACTTCTCTTCAATACCATACATTACTTTTACATTCCCTTCCACTAACTCAACTTCAAAAATCTCTAGATTTCGATGCTCAACTACTTTCCGGCGATGGCTCCGACCTCGATTCGGATAATGCTCTCTCTCTACAGTTGCATCATGTAGACTTAGTATCTCCTTCGTCCTTCAATGCTACACCACATGCGCTGTTTAAGCTCCGTCTACAACGTGACGCCTACAGAGCTAAGGCAATTTCTGACCTCGCCTCTGCTAACGCCACCGTTGGACGCCGTGCGGGTAAGCCTCATCCTGGTGGTAGGGATTTCTCTAGTTCTGTTGTTTCTGGACTGTCTCAGGGGAGTGGAGAGTATTTCACGCGAATCGGTGTTGGTACTCCTTCTAAGTATGTTTATATGGTGTTGGATACGGGAAGTGACGTCGTTTGGATCCAGTGTTCGCCTTGTAAGAAGTGCTACACTCAATCCGACCCGGTTTTTGACCCGAGTAAATCGTCTTCCTTCCTTGGTGTTGCATGTGGGTCGCCTTTGTGTCGCCGGTTGGATTCTGGTAGCTGTAACCGAAAGAAATGTCTTTATCAGGTTTCTTACGGAGACGGTTCTTTCACTGTCGGCGATTTTTCAACTGAAACGTTAACTTTCAGGGGGACACGCGTGAACAACGTGGCCCTTGGATGCGGCCACGATAACGAAGGTTTATTCGTTGGAGCCGCTGGTTTACTGGGTCTCGGCCGGGGTAGACTATCATTTCCGACTCAAGCTGGTCGGAGATTCGGCAGAAAATTCTCCTACTGCCTTGTCGACCGGTCCGCTTCCTCTAAACCATCCTATCTAGTCTTCGGCGAATCTGCAGTTTCTCGAACCGCTGTGTTTACGCCACTCGTCAAAAACCCAAAACTAGACACGTTTTACTACGTGGAGCTCACCGGATTCAGCGTCGGCGGCGCTAGGGTTCCTGCAATCAGGCCGTCGCTGTTCAAGCTAGACGCCGCTGGTGATGGTGGTGTGATAGTAGATTCAGGAACTTCAGTGACCCGATTGACCCGACCCGCTTACGTAGCTCTGAGGGACGCTTTCCGAATGGGTGCTAAAGATCTGAAAAGAGCACCCGATTTCTCATTGTTCGATACATGTTTCGATCTATCAGGGAAAACGGAAGTGAAGGTTCCGACAGTGGTTATGCATTTCCGTGGAGCTGACGTGTCATTGCCGGCGTCAAATTACTTGATTCCGGTGGACAGtgatgggacattctgctttgCATTTGCCGGTACAATGAGTGGATTGTCGATTATCGGAAACATTCAGCAGCAAGGTTTCAGGGTAGTGTTCGATCTTGCTGGGAATCGCCTAGGCTTTGCTCCTCGTGGGTGCGCTTAA